One genomic window of Leptospira saintgironsiae includes the following:
- the ruvB gene encoding Holliday junction branch migration DNA helicase RuvB, translating to MAGHTLNPEDKFDDEISLRPSLFSEFIGQKEILSNLGVFVGAAKKRGQALDHVLLSGPPGLGKTTLAGIISQELGTRIVVTSAPVLTRGADLAKLLTDLEERDILFIDEIHSLGRKVEEILYPAMENFMIDLLVGEGITAQTIQIKLKPFTLIGATTRSGLISDPLKSRFGIHFRLEYYDDAEMKDIVLRSSKILGYEIDENAAFEIGRRSRKTPRIANHLLKRVRDFAEVKGEKMIRIPSCEEAFSRLGIDELGLDRMDRQILECMIDRYKGGPVGLKPIAAVIGEEERTLEDHYESYMVRVGLINRTSSGRVATEKAYKLLDRVPPAFDKRIEEDAAPGLF from the coding sequence TTGGCAGGACATACCTTAAATCCGGAGGATAAATTCGACGATGAGATATCTCTTCGTCCCTCCTTATTCTCCGAGTTTATAGGACAAAAAGAGATCCTGTCCAATCTAGGCGTCTTTGTAGGAGCCGCCAAAAAAAGAGGCCAGGCCCTGGATCATGTACTTCTATCTGGGCCCCCTGGTCTTGGCAAGACCACACTTGCTGGTATTATTTCTCAAGAACTTGGCACTCGGATCGTAGTAACTTCTGCACCTGTTTTGACCCGAGGCGCAGACCTTGCAAAATTACTCACCGATCTAGAAGAGAGAGATATATTATTTATAGATGAAATACATTCCCTAGGCCGCAAGGTAGAAGAGATCTTATACCCTGCGATGGAAAATTTCATGATCGATCTTCTCGTGGGAGAAGGGATCACAGCTCAAACCATCCAGATCAAATTAAAACCATTCACTTTGATAGGAGCCACTACTCGTAGTGGACTTATCTCTGATCCACTCAAGAGCAGATTTGGGATCCATTTCCGTTTGGAATATTACGACGACGCAGAAATGAAAGATATTGTCCTCCGTTCCTCCAAGATCCTGGGTTATGAGATAGACGAGAACGCTGCCTTCGAGATAGGCAGAAGATCCAGAAAAACCCCAAGGATCGCGAACCATCTTCTCAAAAGAGTAAGAGACTTTGCAGAGGTAAAAGGCGAAAAAATGATCCGGATCCCCTCCTGCGAAGAGGCATTTTCCCGTCTGGGAATAGACGAATTGGGCCTGGATAGAATGGACCGCCAGATCTTGGAATGTATGATCGATCGATACAAGGGCGGACCCGTGGGCTTAAAACCGATCGCGGCAGTAATTGGAGAGGAAGAAAGGACCCTGGAAGACCATTACGAATCCTATATGGTAAGAGTTGGCTTGATCAATAGAACCTCTTCCGGCAGAGTAGCCACGGAGAAGGCTTATAAGTTGTTGGACAGAGTCCCTCCGGCTTTCGACAAAAGAATAGAAGAAGATGCGGCTCCCGGCCTTTTTTAA
- a CDS encoding energy transducer TonB — MRLPAFFKSEIDNSGDLGEDDRRLLFAAFFVFAFASFLVAHLFTRNILFKILGEDPIVQVKERAEREKIYEVLLEQEFVDKRIKDEYKALSNVESAGSGGITKEKGFHTLSPFREFVMGNIFRNPSKASPQNSQKKTEEEKVYEVAILKQDPVEFTNPNEQTPEQTPATGRMTKIPFNYRFQQDMLFRWDGSSSMSVPTKKLVGYEYFKRMLRQIEQSFSPPGGGNYGYRDGAGRVIRQAIEPGEVKVQFMLNDSGQVVDTKLISSQGQALVDQSCVDALKGQNFGKVPEDVKAQGMIYGITFIFPRFY, encoded by the coding sequence ATGCGGCTCCCGGCCTTTTTTAAAAGCGAAATAGATAATTCAGGAGATTTAGGAGAAGACGATCGTCGCCTTCTATTCGCCGCGTTTTTCGTATTTGCATTCGCCTCTTTCTTAGTAGCTCACTTATTTACACGTAATATTCTATTTAAGATCTTGGGAGAAGACCCAATCGTTCAGGTAAAAGAAAGAGCAGAAAGAGAAAAAATTTACGAAGTATTATTAGAGCAGGAGTTCGTTGATAAAAGGATCAAAGACGAATACAAAGCACTATCTAATGTAGAGTCCGCGGGTTCAGGTGGTATCACCAAGGAGAAAGGATTTCATACACTTTCTCCTTTTCGTGAATTTGTGATGGGGAATATTTTCAGAAATCCTTCCAAGGCAAGTCCTCAAAATTCTCAAAAGAAAACAGAAGAAGAAAAAGTTTACGAAGTCGCTATCCTAAAACAGGATCCTGTAGAATTTACAAATCCGAATGAACAAACTCCGGAGCAAACCCCAGCCACCGGAAGAATGACCAAGATCCCATTCAATTATCGTTTCCAACAAGATATGTTATTTCGTTGGGATGGAAGTTCTTCGATGAGTGTTCCTACTAAAAAGTTAGTAGGTTACGAATATTTTAAAAGAATGCTCCGCCAAATTGAACAAAGTTTTTCTCCTCCAGGCGGAGGAAACTATGGTTATCGCGATGGGGCAGGGCGTGTTATCAGGCAAGCGATAGAACCCGGAGAAGTAAAAGTCCAATTTATGTTAAACGACTCAGGCCAAGTTGTAGATACAAAACTGATATCTTCTCAAGGACAAGCACTTGTAGACCAATCCTGTGTGGATGCACTTAAAGGACAAAATTTCGGAAAAGTCCCTGAAGATGTAAAAGCACAAGGAATGATCTACGGAATTACTTTTATCTTCCCTCGTTTTTACTGA
- a CDS encoding adenylate/guanylate cyclase domain-containing protein, translating into MIPTHMSDSGRPTRFFILGILICFLSFSACAQAKGKERPKAENGTLDLSNWDFEKDGTVELNGDWRYYWKELIPPKNFQDDLVSDPSGFISVPGVWNGHLLKEEPLPPIGYMTYHLRLYLPEHTPDLAIRIDDGQGSAYSLYWNGKLVAYNGHPGPSPEEEKPEYLAQTSSVPHAKQVDLVMYISNHYHRNGGFQMPILLGDSSVIFAARDRNRMANAFLAGSLLIMGLYHMGLFLFRKKEMEILWFSLTCLAITSRVLTSGERFIGEAYRNVPWNIFIRVEYLSFYLGVPFMAMFMRTLYPAQFRKTSMIVILTLSLPPCLSIIVLPPALFSYTLPYYQALIVLGGIYGMIMLTIAIFKGLQGAKLMLLGLGIFFAAVLNDFIFYQFHIGPGYLTPAGLFLLTFADAALLGRRIATAFNTSEELSVNLEKKVVERTKELAEERDKTDLLLLNILPKPVAEELKSKGSVTPVYYESASILFTDFVGFTKIAAEMVPKDLVEDLHNCFSEFDSIVSRLGLEKLKTIGDSYMCAGGIPNTNSTHPVDNCLAGLEFLRFMNKIAESKSAIGLPFWELRVGIHTGPVTSGVIGSNKFAYDVWGDAVNLASRMESSGKPGHLNISGPTYELVKDFFVCEHRGKVQAKGKGEVDMYFVNSIHPDLSVDSKGISPNEKFETLRKELNLKLSPV; encoded by the coding sequence TTGATTCCTACACATATGAGTGATTCAGGTCGTCCAACTCGTTTTTTCATTTTAGGAATTCTTATTTGTTTTCTATCCTTTTCCGCTTGCGCCCAAGCAAAAGGTAAAGAAAGGCCCAAGGCAGAAAATGGTACATTAGATCTAAGCAACTGGGATTTTGAAAAAGATGGAACAGTTGAATTAAACGGAGACTGGAGATATTATTGGAAGGAACTCATTCCTCCTAAAAATTTCCAAGACGATCTTGTTTCAGATCCAAGCGGTTTCATCTCTGTTCCTGGTGTATGGAATGGTCATCTTTTAAAAGAAGAACCTTTACCTCCGATAGGATACATGACCTATCACCTAAGATTATATCTTCCTGAACATACTCCCGATCTTGCGATACGAATAGACGATGGCCAAGGTTCCGCATATTCATTATACTGGAATGGTAAGTTAGTCGCTTATAATGGGCATCCAGGACCTTCTCCCGAAGAAGAAAAGCCTGAGTATCTTGCTCAAACAAGTTCCGTTCCTCATGCCAAACAAGTGGATCTAGTGATGTATATTTCGAATCACTATCATAGGAACGGCGGTTTCCAGATGCCGATCTTACTCGGAGATTCTTCTGTAATTTTTGCGGCAAGAGATCGGAACAGGATGGCTAATGCGTTTTTGGCAGGATCTTTACTCATCATGGGCTTATACCATATGGGCCTTTTCCTATTTCGTAAAAAAGAAATGGAGATCCTTTGGTTCTCTCTTACCTGTCTTGCGATCACTTCCAGAGTACTTACCAGCGGAGAAAGATTTATAGGAGAAGCGTATAGAAATGTTCCTTGGAATATTTTTATACGTGTAGAATATCTCTCCTTTTATTTAGGCGTGCCTTTTATGGCTATGTTTATGAGGACTTTGTATCCTGCGCAGTTCAGAAAAACATCCATGATCGTTATTTTAACGTTGTCACTCCCTCCGTGTTTATCGATTATAGTTCTTCCTCCTGCACTTTTCAGTTATACACTCCCTTATTACCAGGCATTGATCGTATTGGGCGGAATATACGGTATGATCATGTTGACCATAGCAATATTCAAAGGTTTACAAGGCGCAAAATTGATGTTACTCGGCTTAGGTATTTTCTTTGCTGCTGTACTAAATGACTTTATTTTTTACCAATTCCATATAGGACCAGGATATCTTACTCCTGCGGGTCTATTCCTATTGACTTTTGCTGATGCAGCTTTGCTAGGCAGAAGGATCGCAACTGCATTTAATACCAGCGAGGAATTATCAGTCAACCTGGAGAAAAAGGTAGTAGAAAGAACAAAAGAACTGGCAGAAGAAAGAGACAAAACAGATTTACTATTATTGAATATTCTTCCTAAACCTGTAGCAGAAGAATTAAAATCCAAAGGATCTGTAACTCCTGTATATTATGAATCTGCGAGCATACTATTTACTGACTTTGTTGGATTTACTAAAATTGCAGCAGAGATGGTTCCAAAAGATCTAGTAGAAGATCTACATAATTGTTTTTCTGAATTCGATTCAATCGTTTCCCGTTTAGGTTTGGAAAAACTTAAAACAATTGGTGACTCTTATATGTGTGCCGGAGGAATTCCTAATACAAACTCCACACACCCTGTGGACAATTGTCTCGCAGGATTAGAATTCCTAAGATTTATGAATAAGATCGCAGAGTCCAAATCAGCAATAGGACTTCCGTTCTGGGAATTAAGAGTGGGAATTCATACAGGACCTGTGACTTCTGGAGTGATAGGCTCTAATAAATTCGCTTATGATGTTTGGGGAGATGCAGTCAACCTTGCTAGTAGAATGGAATCCTCAGGTAAACCAGGACATTTAAATATTTCAGGCCCTACTTATGAGTTAGTAAAAGATTTTTTCGTGTGCGAGCATAGAGGAAAAGTCCAAGCAAAAGGAAAAGGAGAAGTGGATATGTACTTTGTAAATTCAATTCATCCAGACCTTTCAGTGGATTCAAAAGGAATTTCTCCGAACGAAAAATTCGAAACTTTAAGAAAAGAATTAAATCTGAAATTAAGCCCGGTTTGA
- a CDS encoding type II toxin-antitoxin system Phd/YefM family antitoxin: protein MQLSAAEFKTKCLSLMDRVHETQEEVIITKHGKPVAKLVTIKDSTAARLFGYLKGRIQENEDIVPSLGLRWDVDSK, encoded by the coding sequence ATGCAACTTTCCGCTGCCGAATTCAAAACCAAATGCCTGAGCTTAATGGACAGAGTCCATGAAACCCAAGAGGAAGTGATCATCACCAAACATGGAAAACCTGTAGCAAAGTTAGTAACTATCAAGGATAGCACTGCTGCCCGCCTATTCGGTTATCTAAAAGGACGGATCCAAGAGAACGAAGATATCGTTCCAAGCCTCGGTTTACGTTGGGATGTAGATTCTAAATAG
- a CDS encoding type II toxin-antitoxin system VapC family toxin, with amino-acid sequence MIVLDTHAWIWLMEGDPKMEKEPILRKLYKHIPHRGLYVSEISGWEVGMLAAKKRIQISGTLNRWLQDAYAAPGIQPYHLTPEVIVESVNLPDSFHGDPADRIIVATARVLNAELVTKDKEIIKYGKKGNLKVISI; translated from the coding sequence ATGATCGTTCTGGATACTCATGCCTGGATCTGGCTGATGGAAGGAGATCCTAAAATGGAAAAAGAACCCATTCTTAGGAAATTATATAAGCATATCCCCCATAGAGGACTATACGTTTCCGAAATATCCGGTTGGGAAGTTGGAATGCTTGCAGCCAAAAAAAGGATACAGATCTCAGGGACCTTAAACCGATGGTTGCAAGATGCGTATGCAGCCCCGGGAATTCAGCCTTATCATCTAACTCCTGAAGTAATTGTAGAAAGTGTGAATTTGCCTGACTCCTTTCACGGAGACCCGGCGGATCGGATCATTGTTGCAACTGCGAGAGTTTTGAATGCGGAACTCGTCACGAAAGATAAGGAAATTATTAAATACGGTAAAAAGGGAAATCTAAAGGTGATTTCCATATAG
- a CDS encoding LIC12806 family lipoprotein, protein MKYSFSLILLAFLGCGIKPVPPPAGKFCEPMLKDTQCVFLDFRNSKAILEDKEYPMKSTSILNFSYKVDEVFYEVEVLNENRVKITGTNGFQKTLLKLKDKDERKKEYAKLWKAIKELF, encoded by the coding sequence ATGAAATATTCTTTCTCACTTATACTTTTAGCTTTTTTAGGATGTGGAATAAAACCAGTCCCTCCTCCCGCAGGAAAATTTTGTGAACCTATGCTCAAAGATACACAATGTGTGTTTCTGGACTTCCGAAATTCTAAGGCGATCTTAGAAGATAAGGAATATCCTATGAAATCCACAAGTATCTTAAATTTTTCATATAAAGTAGACGAAGTCTTTTATGAAGTAGAGGTTCTAAACGAAAACCGAGTCAAGATCACAGGTACTAACGGATTTCAAAAAACATTATTAAAACTAAAAGATAAAGACGAGAGAAAGAAAGAATACGCCAAACTTTGGAAAGCGATTAAAGAACTGTTTTAA
- a CDS encoding RsmD family RNA methyltransferase, translated as MKPGKKTKGSKGLRIQTGELKGRLIPSPVSPEGKSNFTPAIIKKSLFDIIESLQLQGRLNIEDSAFVDLFAGSGQMGIESLSRGFARAVFLELAWDRFENLKGVLDKLGKPHLVLRKDAFRFYSGFDIPEKTKIYFMDPPYSFWDKKTEKLKNVVEEITQNEPGVAAIIVQSPLPLNWEGFTPRSFGRNTLNVRVLA; from the coding sequence ATGAAACCTGGAAAAAAAACAAAGGGTTCAAAGGGTTTAAGGATCCAAACCGGAGAATTAAAAGGGAGATTGATCCCTTCTCCAGTTAGCCCTGAGGGTAAGAGTAATTTTACTCCTGCAATCATTAAAAAATCATTATTTGATATCATTGAATCTTTACAATTACAGGGCCGTTTGAATATAGAAGATTCCGCATTTGTGGATCTATTCGCAGGTTCTGGCCAAATGGGGATTGAATCCTTGAGTAGAGGTTTTGCAAGAGCTGTGTTTTTGGAACTTGCTTGGGATAGATTCGAGAACCTGAAAGGTGTTTTGGATAAATTAGGAAAGCCTCATTTAGTTTTACGTAAAGATGCTTTCAGATTCTATTCTGGATTCGATATTCCTGAAAAAACAAAAATATATTTTATGGATCCTCCTTATTCTTTCTGGGACAAGAAGACAGAAAAATTGAAAAACGTAGTAGAAGAGATCACCCAAAATGAACCTGGTGTGGCGGCGATTATCGTACAGTCTCCTCTTCCTTTGAACTGGGAAGGATTTACTCCTCGTTCTTTCGGAAGGAATACTTTGAATGTCAGAGTTCTGGCTTAA
- a CDS encoding sulfatase family protein — MSEFWLKFKNLIRSEFKSGNPWIHSGVFVFVLTLLCLLTNTSLHVMGVDISEFISLFYGLIPLLLRDLGGVFASSYAFFLGAAILFLGPDFSAWKKGNKIEIYKIYLILFSVLFLLFCGSVSEYPQVYGEFFYYRHSWIVRLLYFITDHFSPFFFKSVLFLFLAVQVARAGFTFWEAKSYESLIRYVVFIILFYSFHLLGSAWGVLVASAFYSFDIQFTRSKKDLTFIAIMLLGFGFSFFTGSRLERQQSVVSKEALEHSSNTNVLIISADSIRQDQLGFVKGEKDKTPNIDQLASESLVFLDHHSTIPRTFPSWADFLSGKYSFEHGIQDMFPDKEDRSKLGNSVPTLPGILGKSHRTYVVSSFAGDIFPRASWGFQNVYAPNFSAETLTQQRTIESQVFFLPVLTGTFFGGGEYLSSIRSLPSLGDDFRILPDLFSLFDKKDRPFFALYFSSVTHFPYSPPYPFYKNTDPSYYGPSKYFRFVDPSNSEKPDKKEQEQIRSVYSASLTAFDFSVGKILEELKRRGLYDDTLIILTSDHGESLFEEDHSHGHGEHLRGEGVTKIPLIIKFPKSFERKEVRNFKGITTSLDVFPTILSVVGTPTDPKLSLRGKDLTKLPKGDTWAEDRFVYSETGIWFSDRGDHFFQKDRIHYPNILELHTIDPNDGNSVTVSDPYAKETVLFSKHRMLQTRTKKLIYVPSPGGVLYTCYDRISDPWNTKPLPASYCGDLQRKLELLLISSGKWKKAGDYFLPKTEP, encoded by the coding sequence ATGTCAGAGTTCTGGCTTAAATTTAAAAACCTAATCCGATCAGAATTTAAATCTGGAAATCCTTGGATCCATTCCGGAGTTTTTGTATTTGTTCTGACTCTTCTTTGTCTGCTTACCAATACTTCCTTGCATGTCATGGGAGTGGATATCAGTGAATTTATTTCTCTTTTTTACGGACTGATTCCTTTATTGTTACGGGATTTAGGAGGGGTGTTTGCTTCTTCTTATGCGTTTTTCCTAGGTGCTGCAATTCTATTTTTAGGCCCTGATTTTTCTGCATGGAAGAAAGGAAACAAAATTGAGATATATAAAATTTATCTAATTCTATTCTCTGTTTTGTTTCTTCTGTTTTGTGGATCTGTTTCTGAATATCCGCAAGTCTACGGAGAATTTTTCTATTATAGACATTCTTGGATCGTCCGACTTTTATATTTTATTACAGATCATTTTTCTCCCTTCTTCTTTAAATCTGTTCTTTTTTTATTTTTAGCCGTTCAGGTCGCTCGAGCTGGATTCACCTTCTGGGAAGCTAAATCTTACGAATCCTTGATTAGATATGTTGTTTTTATAATATTATTTTATTCTTTTCATCTTTTAGGATCTGCTTGGGGAGTTTTAGTTGCTTCTGCATTTTATTCCTTCGATATCCAATTTACTCGATCTAAAAAAGATCTTACCTTTATTGCAATTATGCTCTTAGGTTTTGGGTTTTCTTTTTTTACAGGATCTCGTTTGGAAAGACAGCAGAGCGTTGTATCTAAAGAAGCCTTGGAACATTCTTCTAATACGAACGTGCTTATTATTTCTGCGGACAGTATTCGTCAGGATCAATTGGGATTTGTAAAAGGAGAGAAGGATAAAACTCCGAATATAGATCAGCTTGCTTCTGAATCACTTGTGTTTTTGGATCATCATTCTACTATTCCTAGGACATTTCCTTCTTGGGCGGATTTTCTGAGCGGGAAATATTCTTTTGAACATGGTATCCAAGACATGTTCCCGGATAAAGAAGATCGTTCTAAGTTGGGAAATTCTGTTCCGACACTTCCCGGTATTTTAGGAAAATCTCATAGAACATATGTGGTTTCTTCCTTTGCGGGAGATATTTTTCCTAGAGCGAGCTGGGGATTCCAAAATGTATATGCTCCAAATTTTAGTGCGGAGACTTTAACCCAACAAAGAACAATTGAGTCTCAGGTTTTCTTTCTTCCTGTTTTGACCGGAACTTTTTTTGGAGGAGGAGAATACCTCTCTTCTATCCGATCTCTTCCGAGTTTGGGAGATGATTTTCGCATTCTTCCAGATTTATTCTCTTTGTTTGATAAAAAGGATCGTCCCTTCTTTGCTCTTTATTTTTCTTCCGTAACTCATTTTCCATATAGCCCGCCATATCCTTTTTATAAGAATACTGATCCCAGCTATTATGGACCTTCTAAATATTTTCGTTTTGTAGATCCGAGTAATTCGGAGAAGCCTGATAAAAAAGAACAAGAACAAATTCGTTCTGTCTATTCTGCTTCATTAACTGCTTTTGATTTTTCGGTCGGGAAAATATTAGAAGAGCTGAAAAGAAGAGGATTATACGACGACACACTTATCATTCTCACCTCAGATCATGGAGAATCCTTATTTGAAGAGGATCATAGCCATGGTCACGGAGAACATTTGAGAGGGGAGGGAGTGACCAAAATCCCTCTTATCATCAAGTTTCCTAAGTCTTTTGAGAGAAAAGAAGTCCGCAATTTTAAAGGAATCACAACCTCTTTGGATGTGTTTCCTACAATTTTGTCTGTTGTAGGAACTCCTACAGATCCTAAACTTTCACTTAGGGGAAAAGATCTGACCAAACTTCCCAAGGGAGATACTTGGGCAGAGGATCGTTTTGTGTATTCTGAGACCGGGATTTGGTTTTCGGATAGAGGAGATCATTTTTTTCAGAAGGATAGGATCCATTATCCGAATATTCTCGAATTGCATACGATCGATCCGAATGACGGAAATAGTGTGACTGTTTCAGATCCCTATGCAAAAGAGACTGTTCTTTTCTCCAAGCATAGAATGCTTCAAACCAGGACTAAAAAACTGATCTATGTTCCGAGTCCTGGCGGCGTTTTATATACCTGCTACGATCGAATTTCTGATCCGTGGAATACAAAACCTCTCCCTGCTTCTTATTGTGGGGATTTACAACGTAAGTTGGAGCTCCTACTGATCAGTTCCGGGAAATGGAAGAAGGCAGGAGACTATTTTCTGCCGAAAACCGAACCTTGA